Proteins encoded in a region of the Loxodonta africana isolate mLoxAfr1 chromosome 22, mLoxAfr1.hap2, whole genome shotgun sequence genome:
- the LMOD3 gene encoding leiomodin-3, translated as MSKYSKNSDQEELLDEEIDEDEILANLSPEELKALHSEMEVMAPDPRLPVGMIQKDQTDKPPTGNFDHKSLVDYMYWQKASRRMLEDERVPVTFVPSEENTQEQHEETDKGIKNVSQFLKEKLIKEIAANKREPKGSNTVQETDSNEEDAEAEDDEDDGEDEGEESDEKTKRAKEQIRKSESSCQQIANKAFEEQKDRPEVQEKSEKKISKLDPKKLALDTSFLKVSARPSGNQTDLDRSLRRVRQNDPDVKELNLNNIENIPREMLLDFVNAMKKNKHIKTFSLANVGADESVAFALANMLRENRSITTLNIESNFITGKGIVAIMRCLQFNETLTELRFHNQRHMLGHHAEMEISRLLKANNTLLKMGYHFELPGPRMVVTNLLTRNQDKQRQKRQEEQKQQQLKEQRKLIAMLENGLGLPPGMWEMLGGPMPDPRMQEFFQPPPGPPSSKAVPFSRQNETKKPSQPPPHKTDPDSFQGVKLKRIQRKSWRPDARESPEKTNLKDVIKTLKPVPRNRPPPLVEITPRDQLLNDIRHSNVAYLKPVSRKREKQ; from the exons atgtcaaagtaCAGCAAGAACTCAGACCAAGAAGAACTCTTGGATGAGGAGATTGACGAAGATGAGATCTTGGCCAACTTGTCCCCCGAAGAACTTAAAGCACTGCACTCTGAAATGGAAGTCATGGCTCCTGATCCAAGGCTGCCCGTGGGAATGATCCAGAAGGATCAAACTGACAAGCCACCAACAGGAAACTTTGACCATAAATCTCTTGTTGATTATATGTATTGGCAAAAGGCATCCAGACGCATGCTGGAAGACGAACGCGTTCCTGTCACCTTTGTGCCTTCTGAG GAAAATACACAAGAACAACATGAAGAGACAGACAAAGGTATTAAAAATGTGTCCCAATTTTTGAAAGAAAAGCTCATCAAAGAAATAGCTGCCAATAAAAGAGAACCAAAGGGCAGCAACACTGTCCAAGAAACAGATAGTAATGAAGAAGATGCAGAAGCTGAGGATGATGAAGACGACGGAGAAGATGAAGGTGAAGAGAGTGacgaaaaaacaaaaagagcaaAGGAGCAAATCAGAAAGAGTGAGAGCAGTTGCCAACAGATAGCAAATAAAGCATTTGAAGAACAGAAAGACAGACCAGAGGTTCAagaaaaaagtgagaaaaaaatatcaaaattagACCCTAAGAAGTTAGCTCTGGATACCAGTTTTTTGAAGGTAAGTGCAAGGCCTTCAGGAAACCAAACAGACCTGGATAGAAGTTTGAGACGCGTTAGGCAAAATGACCCTGACGTGAAGGAACTCAACCTAAACAACATTGAAAACATCCCCAGAGAAATGTTGCTGGACTTTGTCAAtgcaatgaagaaaaacaaacacatcAAAACCTTCAGTTTAGCGAATGTGGGTGCAGATGAGAGCGTAGCCTTCGCCTTGGCTAACATGTTGCGTGAAAATAGGAGTATTACCACTCTCAACATTGAGTCCAATTTCATCACAGGAAAAGGAATCGTGGCCATCATGAGATGCCTCCAGTTTAATGAGACCCTAACAGAACTTCGGTTCCACAATCAGAGGCACATGTTGGGCCACCATGCTGAAATGGAAATATCCAGGCTTTTGAAGGCGAACAACACTCTCCTCAAGATGGGCTATCATTTTGAGCTCCCGGGTCCCAGAATGGTGGTAACCAATCTGCTCACCAGAAATCAGGATAAACAAAGGCAGAAAAGACAAGaagaacaaaaacagcaacaactcaAGGAGCAGAGAAAATTAATAGCCATGTTGGAGAATGGGTTGGGGCTACCACCTGGGATGTGGGAGATGTTGGGGGGACCAATGCCAGATCCCAGAATGCAGGAGTTCTTCCAGCCTCCTCCTGGGCCTCCCAGCTCCAAAGCAGTCCCCTTTAGTCGACAAAATGAAACGAAAAAGCCATCACAGCCTCCGCCACACAAGACTGACCCTGACTCCTTCCAGGGGGTGAAGCTGAAGCGAATCCAGCGCAAATCTTGGAGGCCAGATGCCAGAGAATCACCCGAGAAAACCAACCTCAAAGATGTGATCAAAACACTCAAACCGGTTCCAAGAAATAGGCCACCCCCACTGGTGGAGATCACTCCCAGAGATCAGCTCTTAAACGACATTCGTCACAGCAACGTTGCCTATCTTAAACCTGTAAGTAGAAAAAGGGAGAAACAGTGA